CCGGCCGGTGAGCGTGGTGTATCTTCGGACAACATCCTTCATCTCGGGCCCATTAATGAAATAGATATCGTACGCTCCCGTAGAGCAGCCAATGGTAAAAGCAATGCCGTGCGAGCGCATGTCGAAATCACTCCGGCCCGTATTATCCAGAAACAGCCCGTAGGAGAGGTCACCGTGCATGTGGATAATGAGCGGGATCGACTCATAGAGCGCTTCAATCTCCGGCAGATGCGGGGCGAACACATCGGTGTTCCAGTTCGTATAACGCTCCCCGCGTTTATCCAGGAAGCTCGATTTCTCACCCAGTCCGTAGAAATGCGAGTCCGGCTGCATGTCATATTCGGCATGGCTTGCGCCGCGCGGGTTCCAGCTCGTCAGATTCTGCTGCATGATCACCTTGCCGGACGTATTCTCCACACGGAGCAGAAATGAGGCCTTTTCAATAATCAGCCGGATGGCACCGGTAGAGAAAATGAGCTGCTCCTCTGTCTCTTCTACCGGAAATAGATGCGGAATACAGCACTCCTTCAGCACAGCCTCCGAGGTGGTCAGGTCCGGTACCTTGCCATGGAAGACCTTCATCCGGAACATATCATCGCTCAGGAAGATAAAAGCCATCCCGGCGCATTCCCCCTGAACGATGTAGATATTCTCGGAGCGTTCCCAGGACACCACGCTGCCCGGCGTGTTCCAGGTCTCCTTCATCACCAGCGGCCCCATCTTCTCGGGGCGTATCGCCTCACTGCTCTCCATGAATCTTCTCTCCCTTCGCTGCTTGCTGATCTGCTTCTTGACTACATATTACCCCGGGCCTAAGGAATACTATCCGCGATTCTTATGACCAATTGGTCATTTTTTTGCCGGATTAGTCTTAATTGCTGCCAAAGCGGGTATATTCTATATAGGCCAAGGCCAAAACGTAGTTATCAAACAAGTTAGGGAGTGGTCATATGACTAGAACTAATCCTTATAAGTGGGGGAATCTGCTGCTCTTCCTCGGCGTCATTGCCGTCAATACCCTTTCAGTCGTCCTGCCGCTTGGCGGGAACAGCACCGCCGAAATCTCGGACAGGTATCATACGTACCTCACACCGGCCGGATATGCTTTTTCCATCTGGTCCCTGATCTATCTGCTGCTGGCCGGATTCATTATTTATCAGTTCCGCAGCGATACCGGGGGCAGGGATTCCGTCCGGCGGATAGGGATCTGGTTCATGCTCAGCTGTATCTTCAATATGGGCTGGCTGCTCCTCTGGCATTATCTGTACATTGAGTTATCGCTGGTGGCGATGGTGCTTCTGCTGCTCTCCCTGATCGTCATTTACCGCAAGACCCGCTACATTGCAGATCCCACGACTGGCGAGAATTGGCTCGTGAAGCTACCATTCAGCCTCTACCTCGGCTGGATCTCGGTAGCCACCATTGTCAATGTCAGCGTTGTGCTGGTGAAGAATAACTGGGACGGCTTCGGACTCAGCGCCCCGTTCTGGGCAGTCATCATGCTCAGCGTCGGTGCTGTGCTGGCTGTGCTGGTAAGCTACCCGTACCGGGACAGCATCTATCCGCTCGTCTTCGTCTGGGCTTACATCGCCATCGCTATCGAGCATAAGGCCACGAATGAGGTGTATTTCACCGGCCTGGTTGCAGCAGGACTACTCTTGCTCTACAGCATCTGGCTGCTGCTGACTCCGCGCCGTTCCCGTAGCAGGTACTTGATTCGCTAATATGTGCACAC
The sequence above is a segment of the Paenibacillus sp. FSL R7-0204 genome. Coding sequences within it:
- a CDS encoding TspO/MBR family protein gives rise to the protein MTRTNPYKWGNLLLFLGVIAVNTLSVVLPLGGNSTAEISDRYHTYLTPAGYAFSIWSLIYLLLAGFIIYQFRSDTGGRDSVRRIGIWFMLSCIFNMGWLLLWHYLYIELSLVAMVLLLLSLIVIYRKTRYIADPTTGENWLVKLPFSLYLGWISVATIVNVSVVLVKNNWDGFGLSAPFWAVIMLSVGAVLAVLVSYPYRDSIYPLVFVWAYIAIAIEHKATNEVYFTGLVAAGLLLLYSIWLLLTPRRSRSRYLIR